A stretch of DNA from Glycine max cultivar Williams 82 chromosome 18, Glycine_max_v4.0, whole genome shotgun sequence:
ttctttttctttttcttccttcttctttattctatCTTGATAGTCTCTTATTGgtgtctcttcttcttcatcacctTCTGCTTCCTCAACACTTTCTTCAAGCTCAACTAAATCATCAACTGGTTCCAGTGCCGGTTCATCAGCTAGCTATTGTttaaatccctccaccttttgatCAGCTCTACTTTCTCAACTTGAATAACCATTttgcttctagtcatcacagctttgcaCTCTTCCTTAGGATTTTTCTCTGTGTTTGCTGTAAAACTGCTGGATGGTCTTTCAGCTAACTACTTCACAAGCTGGCCCACCTGAACTTCTAGATTCTTAATTGCAGACTCCGTGCTCTTTTGGTTAGACATTGACACTTGCATAaattgagctagagtctcttccaaCTTTGTGGTTCGGTCATAGAGACTTGGCATCTGCTGTTGTGGCCTTGTAGATGAACCGCCTTGGTCTCTATTGAATTGGTTACCAGGGTGATTTTGTCACTGTCTCTATTGTTGATACTGCTGGTTGTTTTGAAATCCTAGAAATCCACTTGTATTGAAATTGCCTCTGGGCTGGTTGTTTTGAAATCCTAGAAATCCACTTGTTTTGAAACcctagctacacaccccctatgaTGCAAACTATGCAAGAAATAGAGtagaacaaaaaaaacacaagcaGAGGATGTATTACATTGGACCTTGTCTGATATCTTAGGCAAGTAAGAAGTAGAACTTCATTGCTTTATCTATAATTGAAGTTGAATATGTGTCTATTGCCTGTTATTGCTCACAATTTTTATGGGTAAAGTATCAGTTAGAAGATTACtctagttttgaaaacaatattCTTGTATATTGCAACAATACTAGTGCAATCAATTTATCTAAAAATCCCATACAACATTCAAAGGCAAAGCATACTGagataaaatatcatttcattCGTGATTATGTGCAAAAAGGTGTTTTTGATATAAAGTTTGTAGACATAGATCATCCATGGGTTGATATCGTTACTAAGCCTTTGTTTAAAGATCGCTTTGTTTGTATTAGGGAACATTTAAATATGGTTAGTTTATCAAACAAATGATGTATGTCATATTGTCTAAGACAATGCCATCTCTTGATATTCTTTCATTAATTTGTTTGAACTAATGTGTGTTCAAGTGTATAGACAGAAGGGGAAACATGTTTGCAAAGGCAAAACCTTTTAGTTTCCTTTTGAAAACATGGTTCGccattctttttcatttctctcttttGTTTCAAAAGCCTATAAAAGGCAAAGGCGAGCAATCAGAaagactcttttgaaaacttgaACTCTTATAAAACTCTTGTACCTTTTACTTGTGTTTAAGAATTTGATTATTCAAAAAatctcttttctctcaaaaagttTGAATCTTTGTGAACAATGACCCCAAAGAAGAGTGAAAATGTTAGGATTCTTGCTATCAACAACATTGAAGAAACTATAAGACGGCCTAAAGGAGGGTTTGGTTTTTAACAAAGACTGGCAGAAGGATATAACCGAGGAAATGGTGGAAATCATACTATATGGAAAGCCACGTCCAAAAACCACTAACAAGAAAGCTTTAGTCAGCTTCTTGAGGATTGTGAACCTCATATATATGTGTAGACTCATCCATAGCTTTCTGTTTAACATAGTGATGCCCAGACTGGGATCAAGAGACTATGTTAGTGATAAGGACATATGTTGCATGTATAAGGTGATAGTGAATGGAAAGGTGAAACCTTCTACTCAGTCTGAACCTAGCCAACCCAGACTCAAACTACCAACCAAAAGAAAAGACGCACCTGCACATCATCTGACCCTAAACCCTTAGACCAAACCAAGAAACCCAAAAAATAACCACCATCTAACCCCAAGCGTATAGATCTTAAAACAacctaaaaaatgaaagaaccaGACTCTAAGTCTGAACCTAAATCTCTACCCCTACCAAAGAAACCAACCATAAAAATCAAACACCTTCATCCTTAACCTCAACCTACACCTATCTCACCACCCAAACCTGCCTTACCATCCAATACATAAGAATCTTATGTTGAGATTCTTGATACCCTGACTCCCCAAACCTCACTCTATTTAGCACTTCCACCATAGACTCCCCAACATTCACCTAAACCATCTTCTCCCCCCAAGAGCAAGAAAGAAGTTTTTGCATTGGCTAAGGTGACGAAGAAGTCGTTTGCGAAGTCCAGGAAGAAGGCCAAGATAGACAAGACTCTTGAGCGAAAGGATGCTATAAAAGAGGAAAATGATATCATTGTTTTGTGGAAGCTATATCTATggaagaacataagaaaaagtaAGCTAAAGATGCAAGGTTGGGTGCCTTGGCAAGAAAGGTTTCTGAAGAAATTCcagaagatgtttttttttggagTCTCTAAAGGCATTGCCTATTTAGGAGGTTCAGAGGAAGCAACAGAAAAGGCTATCATGGTTGATGTTGATGGTGAGCTAGTGCCTGAGGAAGTGATTGTTGAATCAATCTAGGAACAATCTAAACTCGAATCCAAGCAAGCTAAAAGGGAAGAGCTTAAGagaattcaattttttgttgaGCATGGAGCCGAATTGATTGATGTGGATGTTGCTACAAGGCAAGTAAAGGTTAAAGTGGCTATCATTCCTGAAGACTCAGacccaaaagagaaaaaagttctCTAAGAAGCTATGGTCCAGTCTGCTATAGAAGCTTCTCTTAATGAATACGAGGATAACATCATTGAGACAAACCCTAGTGTTGCACCTATTAGACCCAAACCAATATTTGAATATGATGAAAGGGTAGTCAAAGTTGTACTTTCTGAAGCCACATATGCATACAAGATCAAAACTTTTGAAGCTATTTATTGACCACCAATATTTGATAATGTAGAAGAAGTACAAATTAGTTTGGGACAAAGGAAACTATTGTACGCAATTGAAAAACCTATCAAACCAACAAATCTCTTTGCTAAACTTGATTGTCGTCTGATGAGGTGAGATCAGTAGCAAGCCACTAAGTAGCTACTTCCCTCAAGGTCTTTGCCTTTACCACCACCTCCAAGAGTTGTTCCTGTTGAGTCCGATGTGAATGTCAAATACTACCCTGGCTTCAGAGGACATAAAGTGCTTGAGTGGCAGACTTGTAACATAGTCTAGAAAAACAAGTTGATTTTGGGACTCATACTCTTTATCTAGAGATGCAACCATTGGAGCTTGAAAAGCTCAATCTCACCAAGCTATGGAAGGCAATTTTTTCAGGTATTGATCATTTCTTTTATCCATCTTATGATACCTTTCCTGAAGAAGAAGAGTACGCCTTTAGTGTCTATGGCGATAAGGAACTAGTAATCAAGGAGTTCCCTTCAAGACAAACTACTACTCCCAACCCTAATAGTCTAatcttttataaacaaaaaggtGTATTCTCTTGGTTCAAGCATCTGGAAAAGTAGAGAGGTTGCATCTACTGAAATGTTTTTCTCTACTCCCTTGGATCTACAACAGTTGATGAGACTCCTGTGTACCTTCAATGTTGTTCTTCCTTGGGATTGCACCAAGTCTGCAGAGACTTTTCAGATAGAGGAGATTCAGTTGGAGGCACCTGAAAAAAGTCTAAATTTTAAAGACTGAGAGCACTCAGACTATGACCCTGAGTTAAGAATGAAGTTGCCTACCTATAGAGAAAAGATCAGATCAAGGTAAACATATTTTCAAAGAATTTAAAGGCTCAACACTCGCATGCCTTTCTTGTTGGGGTCACAATTATCTTGCTTGACTACTTTAGAGACTTATTTTCAGATAGCCATTGATAAGCCTATTCTGCATCAAAAGGCCAATTTCTACAAAGGCAAAGAGTTGAtgattgaagatgatgaagatgtTTCACCAATCAAATTCGTAAAAGCTCAACCTGGTCATCTTTTCAAGCATGAGCTTGAAGCTCTTCAATAGAAGTCTGAGCTCACCAATCTAGATTGGTATGCCATGAAGAGGTTTTACATACTCAGGGAATGTTGCTCTAGTTTGGAACCTATTGAGAAGCACCCTACAAATACATTTAACTATGAAGTTGGCAAAACTATCAGACCATGAATCATACGTGCTTTACTCAAGAAACTCTTTTCAACATGGCCTATACATGGAAAAGGAAATTATATGCTATGTCTAATCACACCTTCTTTTTTATGGTGTCTTGCCATTCTCCAAATTCTTCTTCACACACCATGTGGATCCTATCATTGAAGAAATTGAATATAAGGCTGAAGTTACTTCTCACTGAAGTTGCTTGAAGTTAAACTAGCAAGAACCTAAGAAGCCCTTGCTCAAGCCTTGTAGGATCGTGCTTATGCTGAGAAGGAAGCTCACAAATGGTTCCTAATTAGGGACTACTTCTATAAGAAGACAATTGGTTGGAAACCTCTTTGTCCTTTAACGCCACCTGGTAGCCATATTCATTTATCATCTAATACAGATGATTATGGTGATGAGTTTCATAGGAAGCTTGATGAAGAAGTTGCCAAACAAAAGACGGAGAAAAAGTAAAAGGCTAAAGCTTAACATCATTTAAGAGGGAGTAAGAAAGTATGAAGAAAGCACTAGTTTTGGGGGAGTTCTTATggttatttatgttatttcttCCTTGAAACACATCTTCTTGATGTGAAAACCTTTACATGAATAAAATGAGATGTTTTATGTTATCTATTTAGACTTTATCTCAAAGGCCTATGATGCATTATGATatgcttttattatatattgtctACATTTGATAAGACTAACTAGCGCTTTAATGCAATATCTTATAAATCTacctttatcttttaaatttgtgtttgtttgacatcatcaaaaagagggagattgttaagtcaaaatatatttgtgtCATAAGACGAATCAAGACcctaaattattttgattagatgtaaAAAATACAAAGGTTAAAACCTAAGTCTTATGCACTATCACAACATGCCTTGCCAAATCTACGTCTGATGTTTCAGACGATAGCTGATAAATCACTTTTTGAGTTATATTTTGTGTCATTTTGCTTGCATTTTCTTGGAAGAACTCACATTTGgacactaattttgaatttcaaaagtaCACCCACTCAACTAAACGAAAGAGTTGGAAATTGCATGATTTTATGAAGATTTGAAGACTCTGAACTTGATCACCACTATCGTACATTTACCATGGCCATGGTAAAAAAACATGACCACAATAAGATGATAACAATCCTCTTGAACAACGTCAACAATCTGACAACGGTTGTGGTAAATTCACCATGGTCGGGATCAATTCATAAGGGTCGTGGTCAACCATGAGGGTCGTAGTCAATCCATGAGAGTCCATATCTTCAGTGTCACTTTTGACCATAGCCGCGGTAGATTTTACCACGACCATAGTGCGTCTTTTCAGACTAATATCTTTAGGAAGCTATATGCTATATATAGGTATCTCAACtttgtaaaaaaatctttagttcacttttatctttttatgaatTTGAAAGAACTTTGAGGGCTTTTGAGAATTGTGAAGCATGAACAACACCGTGAGGACGGATCGTGATCATCATTCTTGCCTTATTGGTATgtctatatttattttgtataggATTGCTAGTTTTGCTTTGATCATGAGTGGTTAGTCCCCTTAATTCGAGGGCTATAATGTAATTGTTCAATTTTACCCTTCTCTCTGTTCTTAATGGAATTCctcatcattttattttaattaattctcttccttatctttattgtttatttagaaCTAGTCATTCTAATACTTAATCGACTGCATAGTAGTGATCATCTTCATGTAATTTGTAGATCTAGGTAGAGAATATTTTACTCCAAATTGCATGATCAAACTGTTTAGGTAATCTCTGATAGattagttaatatttaattgatcATCCCTAGAATTAATTATATCCTTTGACTTAAATTGATAGATCCATGATCATTGGGGTATTGATTTAAGAAAAAGAGCATCCTCTAACCTTGATCATAAGCTTTGGTTGATTTTGGAAATAGATAATTAACTGGGGAAGGAATTTCATTGGGATTGGGATTGAGGGAAAATTGGTACTAGTGAATCATAACCCCTAGTCACTCTTATCATCACTTAAATCTCTCTTTGCAttagtttatttgttttttttcaaaaaaccaaaatcataaaaatatttaaatcctcTTTTTAATATCCACAACTGTTAGTTTAATAAACTTGACTAATTAGGAATATTACTAGTCCTTTAGGTTCAATATTCGGACTTTCGAGTCCACTGTTATTGCTACGTAGGGTACATTTGCCCTTGTGCAAGTCTTATATATTTTACACAAGTTTCTAGCGTTGTTGCCAGGAAATATTTGTGGAATTTtgaatgagtttaattttgttaaatcaaacaattttgtttatagaaattcttttattatttatttaattttttgttatttatttttattttattcttttatttctcaTTGCACTTGATCTTCTCCTCTGTTTTGTAGTGCATGCAAATCAGGTTCCAATATCCACCATTACAATATGAACTTGATATTGACAAGTTAATCCATAAACTTCGTACAGAGATtcgtgaagagagagaaagagaaatggtAGCTAATGAGGCTCAAACACTTATGGACTACCCCACCCCTACCTTGAGGGAAACCAATACCATCTAACTGCTTGAGCTACCTATATATGTTGGAGAATAACATGTTTAGTGGTGCTGCCCATGAAGATTCAATGTAGCACCTAAGGAAGTTCATCAAGTTGACCAACACGATGAGACAAAACCGTGTTCTGGCAGAATACATTAGACTTTAtcccttttccttctctcttAGGCATAAGACTAGTTGTGTTCATTGCCAAAGAATAATATCACTACATGGAACCAGTGCATAATTACCTTTTTAAAGAGATATTTCTTTCCCATGAAGATGGTTTAGTACATTAGGGACATTGAGAACTTTGTGCAAAAGGAGTAAGAGAGCTTACTTGAAATTTGGGAAAGATTGGAAGAGATGATTAGAAGCTGCCAACATCATGACTTTTCTCAACAAAGGtcaatttacattttatttggTGGAGTATTTCACATAATATGACAAGTTTAGATGCTTCTTGTGGGGGTAACCTCATGTTAAAACCCCGTGTTGATGCCATTAGGATCATTGAAGATATGTGTTCTAACCCCTATCGCAACTCAAGGGATATGAGGATTATGAAGAGAGGCATCAACCAAGTGGAGAAAAATGATTCTCAAACTGAATTGGGAAAGCAGATGTAATCTCTAACATTGAAGATTGAGACACTCATGAGAGCTCAAGCTCAAGTCCTCATCACTACATCTCCATTCCCAACCTAGGATAGATGTAGGATTATGCATTGGCCAAGAGAATACACTATTGATGACAAGCTAGCTACAACCATGGATGAGATCAACTTTGTTGGGGGAGGAAACATGTTTTATAATTAGTACCCCAACAATTTCAATCAAGGACAAGGCTTCAGACAGAATAAAGGAATGTATAGGTCTCAACCTATGCAAAATCAGAGGCCCGGACAAAAGGAGAAGACTACCCACTCTTCAAGAAACCATGCTTCAATATATGACCTAGAATGATCAAAGAATGAAGCAGATGGAGTCTCAACTTACCAACATACAATCTTTCTTGTCACAAAGGCAACTGGACAACCTCCCTTCACAACCTAAACCAAATCCTAAGAAGGAGGATGTCAATGTtgtgatgactagaagcaaGAGGATTCAAGAGGACTTCGAGGAGAAGGAAGGTCTTTTCCAAAAGCTACAGATGACATCCTTACTGAGAAGAACCAAACACTTAAGAAAGTTGTGGTTCCTACTTATAGGAATCCAGAGCCAAAGAAGGAAGGGGATGAAAAGAAGGAGATACTGACATCTCCGTAGGTAAGTCTACCCTTTCCTCATAGAGTTATTAATGACTAGCAAGATGTGCAATTTAGAAAATTTCTTGAGGTTATGAGTAAAGTGCATATCAACCTCCCTTTTGTTGATAGtcttaaatttgagttttgtcAAGTTTGGAGggagaactttttttttaggaGGGGGGGAGGGGGAGTTTAATGTCACTTTTGGTCCATTATGTTTCATAGTTATTTTGCTTTGGTacattaagttataaaaattatattatgatcCTTTATGTTTTCGAAATGTATCATTTTGgtccttttttcaattttccattAGAAACGTCAGTATTctgttaacttttaaattttaagatgatttaatATCACTTTTGTTTCATTATGTTTCACAGTTGTTTTACTTTGGTAcattatgttttaaaagtttcattttgatcatttatattttcgaaatgtatcatttttgtcctttttttattgttgccTCACCTAACGACAACAATTGTCTCATCGTTGTTGCTGATAGCAGCATGTTGACGAATGCGAAGAAGAAGACTGACAACACTCAATTGTGGATGAGGCAACACTATGTAAAGTTAATTATTCTGTTTCATAGATGTTTCAACACTAAAGTTTGGTCCATTGTGTTTTGCATATGTTTCACTTTAAtgcattaagttttaaaagtttttttttctgttcctttgtgttttttgaaaaatatcattttggtcctttttaaaatttaaaagttaaccaACCCTAacgtttttaatgaaaaattttaaaaaaagaccaaaatgatatatttcgaaaatataaaggatcaaaataaaaattttaaaactttacgtatcaaaacaaaatatctaCCAaacaaatgaaccaaaaataacattaagtttttttctttttataataaaaaatttaagtagtTGGATTCCAAATTCCAAGGACTATCATGGACACAATAGACCGACTTTTCGAGcacttataatttataaatgataTTTACAAATTAACATCTTCACATTATATTAATCTTGTCATTTATATTAATAAGATTGTTTATAATagttaaagtttaattttggaCTTGATCACATCTACGggattaaatataattagaggattaaatgtgttaataattttaaaggaaatcaaaattaaaattagaaataaataaaaagactaaaaatataattttacctaaaaaataaataaatcattcttATCGCGTGGGCTGACAAACAGTAACACATGTTTGATCATGTGTTTTTATAAAATGGAACTGAGttagggaagagagagaagaggaacACTGACATGGCTTCTTCACTCAGAATTTCAAGACTCATCTCTCGCTCCTTTTCTTCTACCTCCTTCTTTTCACGAGGTAGAGATGCATGTGTACTTTGAGATGGTGGTCTCATCATTTTCCTAtgttataaaacaataattaagtgatttgtttctcttttttgttgatttccatttttttttcttgaaccgATTTTTTTCTGGGTTTGGTTTCGTCGATGATTGCTTGAAATAAAAGGATGACCAATTGGAAAAAGGGTGGGATCCAGAAATTTTTTTGTGTACGGATTAGTTCATTCAATGCTTGGTAGCTGTCAACCACTACATGTCTGGTTGTCCTATGTTTTCTTAGTTGTACTTATAGATTCTCTCGTTTTTCACCTATTATTTTGTGTTTCTTGTTGAGTGTGACCATGTGAAAGCTATGTCTATGTAAATTAAACTCATGTTTGTATCACTTtgaaattgatgtttaattggGTATTTTGATTTGGACTTTTCACTGCcctttcaagaataattaactCTGTACatggatcaaaattaaaataaataaaaaactttcaGGTGGGAATGGTTTCCTTGGTTCAAGACACTGCAAATACAGCACTTCTTCTGCCATTGAAGAAGAACCCGTTAAACCATCAGTGCAAGTAGAACACACCCAACTCTTAATTGATGGAAAATTTGTAGATGCTGCTTCTGGTgagtgtttatttatttgtttattttgttaatcttgttttgtttttgaatcCTTCGCCTTCACCCTTTTTGACATAAAGTTGAGTTTTGACTAAACAGAAAGAtgggggaaaaaaaagaaagaaaagagagggaTTTTTTTAAGGTTTCTTTTTTCTGGGTATCTTACTATTGGGATTCTTGTGGGATCAGGTAAAACTTTTCCAACTTTAGATCCTAGGACAGGTGAAGTAATTGCTCATGTTGCTGAGGGTCACTCTGAGGATGTTGATCGAGCAGTTGCAGCTGCACGAAAAGCATTTGATCATGGACCATGGCCTAAGATGACGGCTTATGTATTTGATCATAACCTCTCTATAATTTTACTTTTCCTGCTGTTCACAAAGATGTAAACTTTGGTCTCATGATTCTGAGTTGAAatcccttttttgctttcttgttACTATGATTTTATAGGAACGGCAAAGGATCTTGTTGCGCGCAGCTGATCTGCTTGAGAAGCATAATGATGAGCTTGCAGCACTTGAGACTTGGGATAATGGAAAGCCTTATGAACAAGCTGCTAAGATTGAAGTTCCAATGCTTGTTCGCCTGATTCGATACTATGCTGGTATGTGGGACACAAAGTGTGGAACTTTGAATATTCTTCTTTGTTTTGCAAAATTTTAGTGACACCTGTGTTTTCATGTTCCCCAGGTTGGGCAGATAAGATCCATGGTCTAACAGTTCCAGCTGATGGACCATATCATGTGCAAACATTGCATGAACCAATTGGTGTTGCCGGTCAGATCATTCCTTGGAACTTCCCTCTTCTCATGTTTGCCTGGAAGGTTGGACCGGCATTGGCCTGTGGCAACACCATTGTTCTCAAAACAGCTGAGCAGACACCGTTATCTGCTTTATATGCAGCAAAACTATTTCATGAGGTGTGTGATAGTGGTATAGACCAATCTTCATTTTGTTAGAAGCATGGTTTTTGTGGAGTTTAATTTACTCATGAATATCTTCAATCCTCATCATTCCCAATTTGTAATCTGTCTGGCAGGCTGGACTTCCTGCTGGTGTTTTAAATGTAGTATCTGGCTTTGGTCCAACTGCTGGTGCTGCTCTTGCTAGCCACATGGAAGTTGACAAGGTACTAAAATATTTAGCATCTGCAGTAGTGGAGAAGTGTAGTGATTTTATTGTTGGCATGCAATAGTTTCTGTAAATTCTATGGCAATTAATTTCAGTTTCCTTATCTTGTGAAGAAGTTTGAATGTTTGATATGATCATTTTCATTCTAATGGATTATTAGACATCTAGACTTGATAGTGTCTTAACAGCAtgaattttttacattatctcGCAGCTTGCTTTTACTGGTTCCACTGATACTGGGAAAGTTGTCCTTGAACTGGCGGCTAAAAGCAATCTTAAGCCTGTTACTTTGGAGCTTGGTGGGAAATCCCCCTTTATTGTGTGTGAAGATGCTGATGTAGATCAGGCTGTTGAGCTAGCCCATTTTGCTTTATTCTTTAATCAGgtatataaactataaagtatAGTGCTCTTGTTGTAAAACAATTAGATTCAGAAAATTTGATTGGTGTTGTTTGTGACATTCAGGGACAATGTTGCTGTGCTGGGTCTCGAACATTTGTACATGAAAGTGTATACGATGAGTTTGTTGAGAAAGCAAAGGCTCGTGCTTTGAAGCGTGTTGTTGGTGATCCATTCAAGGGGGGAATAGAGCAAGGTCCTCAGGTAAATTGCAAAGAATCCTTTACATTGCATCCTCatgtttgatctttgagctttgtTTTCCAAAGTTGTCTGAGGATATAATATGTCAGTCAATTTGGCATTACGTCTGTGCTCTCATTAATTCAATGCTGATTGCTGATGACTGGAGATATGTTACAACCCTTAATTCCTTATGAAGTTCTGGTTCTCGAGGCTTCACTATACTAAAATGCACAAAAAGAATGTTATATTGCTACTACTTTGACATTCCCATTTCTTAAAGTATGATTCTTTTAAAATGTCTAAATACTCTGATTATTTCTTCTATGATCCAAACAATCAGATTGATTCAGATCAATTTGAGAAAATACTGAGGTACATCAGATCTGGTGTTGAAAGTGGGGCAACCCTTGAAACCGGAGGAGACAAGCTTGGCAACAAGGGCTTCTACATTCAACCTACAGTCTTCTCAAATGTTAAGGTATatctttttagtttcatttttgcACTTTATCGAATGAgtctgaaaaatgaaaatacaactCCTAAAGAAGTGTTTTCTATTGAATTTGTAACAATCACCAGGATGGCATGCTGATTGCAAGGGATGAGATCTTTGGTCCAGTCCAATCCATATTAAAATTCAAGTAAGAAAACAATGAGTCTTAAATACCTTGCTGAGAATGGTATTATACTATTATGTATGTGTGAACTAATTTTTGTGATGATGACCCCAGGGATCTTGGTGAGGTAGTTCAAAGAGCAAATAACACACGTTACGGGCTTGCGGCCGGAGTGTTCACAACGAACATGGACACTGCCTACACTTTGACGCGGGCACTGAGAGTTGGAACAGTGTGGATAAACTGCTTTGACACATTTGATGCTGCAATTCCCTTTGGAGGGTACAAGATGAGTGGTCAAGGCAGAGAAAAAGGAGAGTATAGTCTCAAAAACTACTTGCAAGTGAAGGCTGTTGTTAATCCCCTGAAAAACCCAGCATGGCTTTGAGCAAACACTAGCCTTCTTTGGATAATCAATAACTATCAGTGCCTCaatgataatgatgataaaaataaaatcctgctttttttttttttttggcgttACACGAGATATGAGTTATGACGTTGTTGATATTTTCCTGGTCTTCATCCTTTTATCTCTTTTGTCAATTTCTATTCCTTGCATTTGTATAAGTCAGAGTGACACACTTGTTACTCTTATGGTCTAAATTGAGTTTTTAATTATACGTGTTTGAAttggattattttaaaattatatttttttttgtaagttttttcAAACGCGATCTAATGGCTAATTGTTTGTAGAAAGTCCAAGATAAGGTCATTAAGGTGGTCTTTAGACTATAAtgcacaaaattcaaattcacggGGGAATTGGAGAAACTCCAGCGTTGACCCGATCATGAGAAATACAAAACCAGCGGCAGAAAATCAATATTGCCCATGAtccatcaaataaaaattagccTTTGTTAGATGCAAGTtgatctaataaattttttagaagaaatgATAGCATCCCTCCAACAAACTTTTCTTAACTTATGGttttttaggttttattttttatttaatgagtcttattcattattttataatttttaataaaaaatttaacaaataaatgagAATATATTAAGATGAATGTGTTAGAGAATTTATTGCTAATATCTCTCTATTTCAAGTATAATCTTCAGATTGAATATATGCTTAATTGTATCTTTTGTTCTTCAAAGTTTCACAATTATGTTttgaagatattttaattagtttttaatttttttattaattgaaaaacttgtttagattcagtaaataattttttttaataattttcagtGCTTTTTAGTAgtattgtatattttaaaatattatcttttagcctttgtatattttattttctttttattcttaatatatttatcaaattattttgattattttttttaaataaatcatgattttttatgtcattttacacttttcaattattttaaaaattattctcaccaaacacttataattaat
This window harbors:
- the ALDH2B8 gene encoding aldehyde dehydrogenase family 2 member B8, with amino-acid sequence MASSLRISRLISRSFSSTSFFSRGGNGFLGSRHCKYSTSSAIEEEPVKPSVQVEHTQLLIDGKFVDAASGKTFPTLDPRTGEVIAHVAEGHSEDVDRAVAAARKAFDHGPWPKMTAYERQRILLRAADLLEKHNDELAALETWDNGKPYEQAAKIEVPMLVRLIRYYAGWADKIHGLTVPADGPYHVQTLHEPIGVAGQIIPWNFPLLMFAWKVGPALACGNTIVLKTAEQTPLSALYAAKLFHEAGLPAGVLNVVSGFGPTAGAALASHMEVDKLAFTGSTDTGKVVLELAAKSNLKPVTLELGGKSPFIVCEDADVDQAVELAHFALFFNQGQCCCAGSRTFVHESVYDEFVEKAKARALKRVVGDPFKGGIEQGPQIDSDQFEKILRYIRSGVESGATLETGGDKLGNKGFYIQPTVFSNVKDGMLIARDEIFGPVQSILKFKDLGEVVQRANNTRYGLAAGVFTTNMDTAYTLTRALRVGTVWINCFDTFDAAIPFGGYKMSGQGREKGEYSLKNYLQVKAVVNPLKNPAWL